The following proteins come from a genomic window of Pyxidicoccus sp. MSG2:
- a CDS encoding FAD-dependent oxidoreductase gives MAREASTIRTSSTRPGGERKKVAVLGGGIAALSAAYELTDTPGLRERFDVTVYQAGFRLGGKGASGCNRRRAHRIEEHGLHVWMGFYDNAFRLMRRCYAELGRAPSEPLAAWHDAFKPHDFIAWEEEVGGHWRHWPGPFKPRPGLPGDGFEVESPWEYVQALIPRVLGVWYHMKQAPSLKRYVRGALIEAAVVSLNLASRVMAAPGDALLEPLRVLRGRLFEALREPVEQDDEARRFWIGTDLVYALTVGMIADRVVTEGFDAIDGYDLRDWLRRHGASELTLRSGLIRSLYDFVFAYDGGDAARPSIGAGTMLRVTLRMLFSYRGSIFYKMQAGMGEVVFAPLYEVLRRRGVRFEFFRRVDHVGLSADGSTVDTVDLAWQATVASGEYRPLIDVDGLPCWPTEPLHEQLVEGAKLEAHGIDLESWWTPWKDVGREQLRRGEHFDDVVLGLPVSVLPDVCGELLSARDTWRRMVEHVRTVPTQAMQLWLRPGLEGLGWSHPPPVLTAYAFPFSTWADFSHLLPREAWTGDVPRSLAYLCGPLPGHETPPPKDDHGYPERATAEAKRSSLEWLARHAGHLWPGAADAAAPHGLDLSLLCGEGTDAQRFEGQYWRANVNPSDRYVLAVPDSTRHRLRAGASGFDNLWLAGDWVRTGLNLGCIESAVMAGMQAARALSGHPIEVGGESDFPARQGDGVRASAGGGT, from the coding sequence GTGGCCAGGGAGGCGAGCACCATTCGGACGTCATCGACGCGACCGGGCGGCGAGCGGAAGAAGGTGGCCGTGCTCGGTGGAGGCATCGCCGCGCTCTCGGCGGCCTACGAGTTGACGGACACCCCCGGGCTTCGCGAGCGCTTCGACGTCACCGTCTACCAGGCAGGCTTCCGCCTGGGGGGAAAGGGAGCGAGCGGCTGCAACCGGCGGCGCGCCCACCGCATCGAGGAGCACGGACTCCACGTCTGGATGGGCTTCTACGACAACGCCTTCCGGCTGATGCGGCGCTGCTACGCGGAGCTGGGACGCGCGCCCTCGGAGCCGCTCGCCGCGTGGCATGACGCCTTCAAGCCGCACGACTTCATCGCGTGGGAGGAGGAGGTCGGCGGCCACTGGCGGCACTGGCCCGGCCCCTTCAAGCCCCGACCCGGCCTGCCCGGGGATGGCTTCGAGGTGGAGTCCCCCTGGGAGTACGTGCAGGCCCTCATCCCCCGCGTGCTGGGCGTCTGGTACCACATGAAACAGGCGCCCTCGCTGAAGCGGTACGTGCGGGGCGCGCTCATCGAGGCGGCGGTCGTCTCGCTCAACCTCGCCAGCCGCGTCATGGCCGCGCCGGGCGACGCGCTCCTGGAGCCGCTGCGTGTGCTCCGGGGCCGCCTCTTCGAGGCCCTGCGGGAGCCCGTCGAGCAGGACGACGAGGCGCGCCGCTTCTGGATTGGCACGGACCTCGTCTATGCGCTGACGGTGGGCATGATTGCCGACCGGGTGGTGACGGAGGGCTTCGACGCCATCGACGGGTATGACCTGCGCGACTGGCTGCGGCGCCACGGTGCTTCCGAGCTGACGCTGCGCTCGGGGCTCATCCGCTCGCTGTACGACTTCGTCTTCGCGTACGACGGCGGAGACGCCGCGCGGCCCAGCATCGGTGCAGGCACCATGCTCCGGGTGACGCTGCGCATGCTGTTCTCGTACCGCGGCTCCATCTTCTACAAGATGCAGGCGGGCATGGGAGAGGTGGTGTTCGCCCCGCTGTACGAGGTGCTCCGGCGCCGCGGCGTGCGCTTCGAGTTCTTCCGGCGCGTGGACCACGTCGGCCTGTCGGCGGACGGGAGCACCGTCGACACCGTCGACCTCGCCTGGCAGGCCACCGTGGCCAGCGGCGAATACCGGCCCCTCATCGACGTGGACGGCCTGCCCTGCTGGCCCACCGAGCCGCTCCACGAGCAGCTCGTCGAGGGCGCGAAATTGGAGGCGCACGGCATCGACCTGGAGTCGTGGTGGACGCCGTGGAAGGACGTGGGGCGCGAGCAGCTCCGGCGCGGCGAGCACTTCGACGACGTGGTGCTCGGCCTGCCCGTCAGTGTGCTGCCGGACGTCTGCGGCGAGCTCCTCTCCGCACGGGACACGTGGCGGCGCATGGTGGAGCACGTGCGCACGGTGCCGACACAGGCCATGCAGTTGTGGCTGCGTCCCGGCCTGGAGGGGCTCGGCTGGTCGCACCCACCGCCCGTGCTGACGGCGTACGCCTTTCCGTTCAGCACCTGGGCCGACTTCTCGCACCTGCTCCCGCGCGAGGCCTGGACGGGCGACGTCCCCCGCTCGCTCGCCTACCTCTGTGGACCGCTCCCGGGGCACGAGACACCGCCGCCGAAGGACGACCACGGGTACCCGGAGCGGGCCACCGCCGAGGCGAAGCGCAGCAGTCTGGAATGGCTGGCCCGCCACGCTGGCCACCTCTGGCCGGGTGCCGCGGACGCGGCGGCACCGCACGGCCTGGACCTGTCGCTGCTGTGCGGCGAGGGCACGGACGCGCAGCGCTTCGAGGGCCAGTACTGGCGCGCCAACGTCAACCCGAGCGACCGCTACGTACTCGCCGTGCCGGACAGCACGCGACACCGGCTGCGCGCCGGGGCGTCGGGGTTCGACAACCTGTGGCTCGCGGGGGACTGGGTGCGCACGGGGCTGAATCTGGGGTGCATCGAGTCGGCCGTCATGGCCGGCATGCAGGCGGCGCGCGCGCTGTCCGGGCATCCGATTGAAGTGGGTGGCGAGTCTGACTTCCCGGCCCGTCAGGGCGACGGCGTCCGGGCCAGCGCGGGAGGCGGCACATGA
- a CDS encoding trifunctional serine/threonine-protein kinase/ATP-binding protein/sensor histidine kinase, producing the protein MLLEIPGYALSEKIHESPRSLVYRGRRQADGVPVIVKMLRTERPGPEEAARFKREYEIGRSLDRESAVTPHAFERSPTRLAIVMEDSGAIALKSFLTRTRLGLEEVLVLASRLAGALAGVHQRNIIHKDINPANIVIHPERRDVKLIDFGIAAALSRETSSLRNLNVLEGTLGYLSPEQTGRMSRAVDYRADFYSLGATLYELLVGEPPFVGSDAVELVHAHIARAPIPPHVRRPELPAVVSDIVLKLLAKDPEHRYQSGRGLQADLDTCVAHLRARGTVPPFELGTQDRSDKFQIPQRLYGRKEEAAILMSTFERVASGRAEMLLVAGYSGVGKSALVHEVHRPIVEKRGYFISGKFDQLQRDIPYHSLIQAFQGLVRQLLSEPEARLQAWRERLRAALGPNGSVITDVIREVELILGEQPPAEELPPAEAQHRFNFVFQSFVQAFAAAEHPLVIFLDDLQWADAPSLKLLQLLVSDAAAQHLLVIGAYRDNEVSSTHPLVLALEALDKAGAVTRTLTLTPLRLEHIAELLEDTLKCGPERARALAQLALEKTDGNPFFLGQFLRELYEDGLIAFDAASRSWRWDLGELRNRGITDNVVELLTGRIRKLGVLGQHVLQLAACIGSTFDLRTLCTVGGASFYETASGVWEALTHGLLVPVDESYQLAQPASLDVGATEVPDVSYRFLHDRVQQAAYSLISEDSRQSVHLEVGRLLLKATPEDMLDERIFDLVHQLNLGSALIESVPERYALARLNLRAARKAKASTAHEPALRHLTAALALLPPGAWDDEYELAMALHLEATEEEYLNGNFERARELSTLSLAHARTLLEKVRVYESRVLFHTARTEYEDTIRVATEALKLLGVEMPAPEAVDMARVGAALGQTAGLIGGRSPADLANLPEMTDPEKLATVRMLVLLAAPTYIANPMSFPLVACELVRHCLLYGNSRASPYAFVIYGVILAGAVGDAAAGNAYGDLALTLLDKLNARELRAKVYTLLGLFVRHWKFPARQTVPLSVDAVQAALESGDHEYVGYAADNFAAMVFYVGDPLDHVLAEHARYHELLTRLKHAYPGKHVAIFLQTARCLAGQAPGPLRMVGAEFDEDTDVRLFQEVKSLTLLGVYYTCKTNLAYVFGDYPLAASLAEQAAPYMGAVLGQLTVVHQALYQSLALLALYAGADADARKKTLETVERHLTQLKAWAAACPENFENKVWLVEAERHRVLGRVAEAMEAYDRAIELSARHAYVQEEALAAERAGAFYLELGRAKLAAVYLADARYAYLRWGAGAKVAQLDARHPGLAPARAPEAGNTGLGTHISTTTKTTELDLTTVIKAAQAISGEIVLGRVVDNLMRIVIENAGAQRGLLIVERDGTLAVQAERRADSAEALAGTGDAGEAFPTSVVQYVQRTREAVVQHDAASEGMFTADPYVARARARSVMCLPLLNQGKVMALLYLENNLAAGAFTKDRLEVLRILSAQAALSLYNATLYADLQQTSARLAHTNQQLEEYSRTLEQKVAARTTELSDKNQELGDTLTRLRDTQRQLVAQEKLASLGALTAGIAHEIKNPLNFVNNFSALAGELVAELEAAIQPDLERLAPHAWATAAELLEDLRKNTRKVHEHGRRADDIVQSMLLHSRVSGGAVGETDLNALLAESLTLVYQGIRSKDPSFNMKVDARYDASFGTVEANARQLSRVFINIINNACYALREKRRQLGPGSEPVLTVRTRDLGERAEVCIRDNGPGIPASVLPSIFQPFFTTKPPGEGTGLGLSLSREIIVDGHKGELQVRTEEGQFTEFIVTLPKRGAGEKAAGPGQSRAAGDA; encoded by the coding sequence ATGCTGCTGGAAATTCCGGGATACGCGCTCAGCGAGAAGATTCACGAGAGCCCGCGTTCACTCGTCTACCGAGGTCGCCGCCAGGCCGACGGCGTCCCCGTCATCGTGAAGATGCTGCGCACCGAGCGCCCGGGGCCCGAGGAGGCCGCCCGCTTCAAGCGCGAGTACGAGATTGGCCGGAGCCTGGACCGTGAGAGCGCCGTCACACCCCACGCCTTCGAGCGCAGCCCCACGCGGCTGGCCATCGTGATGGAGGACTCGGGCGCCATCGCCCTCAAGAGCTTCCTCACGCGTACGCGCCTGGGGCTGGAGGAGGTGCTCGTCCTCGCCTCGCGCCTCGCGGGCGCGCTGGCCGGCGTCCACCAGCGCAACATCATCCACAAGGACATCAACCCGGCGAACATCGTCATCCACCCCGAGCGCCGGGACGTGAAGCTCATCGACTTCGGCATCGCCGCGGCGCTGTCGCGGGAGACCTCGTCGCTGCGCAACCTCAACGTCCTGGAGGGCACGCTCGGCTACCTCTCCCCGGAGCAGACCGGACGGATGAGCCGCGCCGTGGACTACCGGGCCGACTTCTATTCGCTCGGCGCCACGCTCTATGAGTTGCTCGTGGGCGAGCCGCCCTTCGTGGGCAGCGACGCGGTGGAGTTGGTGCACGCGCACATCGCCCGCGCGCCCATCCCCCCGCATGTGCGGCGCCCCGAGCTGCCCGCCGTCGTGTCGGACATCGTCCTCAAGCTGCTGGCGAAGGACCCGGAGCACCGCTACCAGAGCGGGCGCGGGCTCCAGGCCGACCTGGACACCTGCGTGGCGCACCTGCGCGCCCGGGGCACGGTGCCGCCCTTCGAGCTGGGCACGCAGGACCGCTCGGACAAGTTCCAGATTCCGCAGCGGCTCTACGGGCGCAAGGAAGAAGCCGCCATCCTGATGTCCACGTTCGAGCGCGTGGCGTCCGGCCGCGCGGAGATGCTGCTCGTCGCGGGCTACTCCGGCGTGGGCAAGAGCGCGCTCGTCCACGAGGTGCACCGGCCCATTGTCGAGAAGCGGGGCTACTTCATCTCCGGCAAGTTCGACCAGCTCCAGCGCGACATCCCGTACCACTCGCTCATCCAGGCCTTCCAGGGGCTCGTGCGTCAGCTCCTCTCCGAGCCGGAGGCGCGGCTCCAGGCGTGGCGCGAGCGGCTGCGCGCGGCGCTCGGGCCCAACGGCAGTGTCATCACCGACGTCATCCGCGAGGTGGAGCTCATCCTCGGCGAGCAGCCCCCCGCCGAGGAGCTGCCGCCCGCCGAGGCGCAGCATCGCTTCAACTTCGTCTTCCAGAGCTTCGTCCAGGCGTTCGCCGCCGCGGAGCACCCGCTCGTCATCTTCCTGGACGACCTGCAGTGGGCGGACGCGCCCTCGCTCAAGCTGTTGCAGTTGCTGGTCAGCGATGCCGCCGCGCAGCACCTGCTCGTCATCGGGGCCTACCGCGACAACGAGGTGTCCAGCACGCACCCGCTGGTGCTGGCGCTGGAGGCGCTCGACAAGGCGGGGGCGGTGACTCGCACGCTCACCCTCACGCCGCTGCGGCTGGAGCACATCGCCGAGCTGCTGGAGGACACCCTCAAGTGCGGCCCCGAGCGAGCGCGGGCGCTGGCGCAGCTCGCGCTGGAGAAGACGGACGGCAACCCCTTCTTCCTCGGGCAATTCCTGCGCGAGCTGTACGAGGACGGGCTCATCGCCTTCGACGCCGCGTCGCGCTCCTGGCGTTGGGATTTGGGCGAGCTGCGCAACCGCGGCATCACCGACAACGTGGTGGAGCTGCTCACCGGCCGGATTCGCAAGCTGGGCGTGCTGGGACAGCACGTGCTCCAGTTGGCGGCGTGCATCGGCAGCACCTTCGATTTGCGCACGCTGTGCACCGTGGGCGGGGCGTCGTTCTACGAGACGGCCTCCGGCGTCTGGGAGGCCCTCACGCACGGCCTGCTGGTGCCCGTGGACGAGTCCTACCAGCTCGCGCAGCCGGCGAGCCTGGACGTGGGCGCCACCGAGGTGCCCGACGTGTCGTACCGGTTCCTCCATGACCGCGTGCAGCAGGCGGCGTACTCGCTCATCAGCGAGGACTCGCGTCAGTCGGTCCACCTGGAGGTCGGCCGGCTGCTGCTGAAGGCCACGCCCGAGGACATGCTGGATGAGCGCATCTTCGACCTCGTCCACCAGCTCAACCTGGGCAGTGCCCTCATCGAGTCGGTGCCGGAGCGCTACGCGCTGGCCCGCCTCAATCTCCGCGCGGCGCGCAAGGCCAAGGCGTCCACGGCCCACGAGCCCGCGCTGCGGCACCTGACGGCGGCGCTGGCCCTGCTGCCGCCCGGGGCGTGGGACGACGAGTACGAGCTGGCCATGGCGCTCCACCTGGAGGCCACCGAGGAGGAGTACCTCAACGGCAACTTCGAGCGCGCGCGAGAGCTGAGCACCCTGTCGCTGGCGCACGCGCGGACGCTGCTGGAGAAGGTGCGCGTCTACGAGAGCCGTGTCCTCTTCCACACCGCGCGCACCGAGTACGAGGACACCATCCGTGTCGCCACGGAGGCCCTGAAGCTGCTGGGCGTGGAGATGCCTGCACCCGAGGCCGTGGACATGGCGCGAGTGGGCGCGGCCCTGGGGCAGACGGCGGGGCTGATTGGCGGCCGCAGCCCGGCCGACCTGGCCAACCTGCCGGAGATGACGGACCCGGAGAAGTTGGCGACGGTGCGGATGCTCGTGCTGCTCGCGGCGCCCACGTACATCGCGAACCCGATGTCGTTTCCCCTGGTGGCTTGCGAGCTCGTCCGGCACTGCCTGCTCTACGGCAACTCGCGCGCGTCGCCGTACGCCTTCGTCATCTACGGCGTCATCCTCGCGGGCGCGGTGGGCGACGCGGCGGCGGGCAATGCCTACGGCGACCTGGCGCTGACGCTGCTCGACAAGCTCAACGCGCGTGAGCTGCGGGCCAAGGTGTACACGCTGCTCGGCCTGTTCGTGCGGCACTGGAAGTTCCCCGCGCGCCAGACGGTGCCGCTGTCGGTGGACGCCGTACAGGCCGCGCTGGAGAGCGGGGACCACGAGTACGTGGGCTACGCGGCGGACAACTTCGCCGCGATGGTCTTCTACGTTGGAGACCCGCTGGACCACGTCCTCGCCGAGCACGCGCGGTACCACGAGCTGCTGACGCGACTGAAGCACGCGTACCCGGGCAAGCACGTGGCCATCTTCCTGCAGACGGCGCGTTGCCTCGCCGGCCAGGCGCCGGGGCCCCTGCGGATGGTGGGCGCGGAGTTCGACGAGGACACCGACGTGCGCCTGTTCCAGGAGGTGAAGAGCCTCACCCTGCTGGGCGTCTACTACACGTGCAAGACGAACCTTGCCTACGTGTTCGGCGACTACCCGCTGGCCGCGAGCCTGGCGGAGCAGGCGGCGCCATACATGGGCGCGGTGCTGGGCCAGCTCACCGTCGTCCACCAGGCCCTCTACCAGTCCCTGGCCCTGTTGGCGCTCTACGCGGGCGCGGACGCGGACGCGCGGAAGAAGACGCTGGAAACGGTCGAGCGCCACCTGACGCAGCTCAAGGCCTGGGCCGCCGCGTGCCCGGAGAACTTCGAGAACAAGGTCTGGCTGGTGGAGGCCGAGCGGCACCGGGTGCTGGGCCGGGTGGCCGAGGCGATGGAGGCGTATGACCGCGCCATCGAGCTGTCGGCGCGCCACGCCTACGTCCAGGAGGAGGCGCTCGCGGCCGAGCGCGCCGGGGCGTTCTACCTGGAGCTGGGGCGGGCCAAGCTGGCCGCCGTGTACCTGGCGGATGCGCGCTACGCGTATCTGCGCTGGGGGGCGGGCGCGAAGGTGGCGCAGTTGGATGCGCGGCACCCGGGGCTTGCGCCGGCCCGCGCGCCGGAGGCGGGGAACACCGGCCTGGGCACGCATATCTCCACCACCACCAAGACGACGGAGCTGGACCTCACCACCGTCATCAAGGCGGCGCAGGCCATCTCCGGCGAAATCGTCCTCGGGCGCGTCGTCGACAACCTGATGCGCATCGTCATCGAGAACGCGGGGGCGCAGCGGGGCCTGCTCATCGTCGAGCGGGACGGGACGCTCGCCGTGCAGGCCGAGCGGCGGGCCGACAGCGCGGAGGCCCTGGCGGGCACCGGGGACGCCGGGGAGGCGTTTCCCACCTCCGTCGTCCAGTACGTGCAGCGCACGCGCGAGGCCGTCGTCCAGCACGACGCCGCCAGCGAGGGCATGTTCACCGCGGACCCCTACGTGGCCCGAGCGCGGGCGCGCAGCGTGATGTGCCTGCCCCTGCTGAACCAGGGCAAGGTGATGGCGCTGTTGTACCTGGAGAACAACCTGGCGGCGGGGGCCTTCACCAAGGACCGGCTGGAGGTGCTGCGCATCCTGTCCGCCCAGGCGGCCCTGTCCCTCTACAACGCCACGCTCTACGCGGACCTGCAGCAGACGTCCGCGCGGCTGGCGCACACCAACCAGCAGCTCGAGGAGTACAGCCGCACGCTGGAGCAGAAGGTGGCCGCGCGCACCACGGAGCTGAGCGACAAGAACCAGGAGCTGGGGGACACGCTGACGCGGCTGCGCGACACGCAGCGGCAGTTGGTGGCGCAGGAGAAGCTCGCGTCCCTGGGCGCCCTCACGGCGGGCATTGCCCACGAAATCAAGAACCCGCTCAACTTCGTCAACAACTTCTCCGCACTGGCCGGGGAGCTGGTGGCGGAGCTGGAGGCCGCCATCCAGCCGGACCTGGAGCGGCTGGCCCCGCACGCGTGGGCCACGGCGGCGGAGCTGCTCGAAGACTTGCGGAAGAACACGCGCAAGGTTCACGAGCACGGCCGGCGGGCCGACGACATCGTGCAGAGCATGCTGCTGCACTCGCGGGTCTCCGGCGGGGCCGTCGGCGAGACGGACCTCAACGCGCTGCTCGCCGAGAGCCTGACGCTGGTCTACCAGGGCATCCGCAGCAAGGACCCGTCCTTCAACATGAAGGTGGATGCGCGGTACGACGCGTCCTTCGGCACCGTCGAGGCCAACGCGCGCCAGCTCAGCCGCGTGTTCATCAACATCATCAACAACGCCTGCTATGCGCTGCGCGAGAAGCGGCGGCAGTTGGGGCCGGGCAGCGAGCCGGTGCTGACGGTGCGCACGAGAGACCTCGGTGAGCGCGCCGAGGTGTGCATCCGCGACAACGGGCCGGGGATTCCGGCCTCGGTGCTGCCCAGCATCTTCCAGCCCTTCTTCACCACCAAGCCGCCAGGCGAGGGCACCGGGCTGGGGTTGTCGCTGAGCCGCGAAATCATCGTGGACGGCCACAAGGGCGAGCTGCAGGTGCGCACCGAGGAGGGGCAGTTCACCGAGTTCATCGTCACCCTGCCCAAGCGCGGCGCGGGGGAGAAGGCCGCTGGGCCCGGACAGTCCCGGGCGGCGGGGGACGCGTAG
- a CDS encoding ATP-binding protein, translating into MTAVSSPSSVDYRLLEELPIAAAVVRGEHLLHANAAMVALFGTPAAELMAMPMTALIARFVPEERGWVEPIYETYSRGGPRPEQPRWVRMRRADGQECTLSVHHAPGLVPEDTLVLMQDAGGEDSVRRITGALATAASEMLHCRSEQAVLEKAVDAVHRQGFYVSVMLLEGDIFRHGPMRQEATGVAEAEKLYGMPIGDVRIPAAAVPHFLEVLQQRKAAFHQDIFATVSRIHPPEVVEIIRKLYPPEAQGLDAPILVDDEPFGLLSVQGTTLTPAGAGTLELFAQLLGGALENVRHHQTLAVRLDEVSRLQDELVARERLTVLGEAAGVVAHEVRNPLGAILNAVAVLRREAHLGPTGQAAVGMLEEEVIRLEDIVKDLLDVVRPLEPRPRPVQVGELVRRALGQLHGPPDAPTLRFTVDEAEDTPTIEGDETLLQLAVTHLVRNAVQASPTGGRVRMAVEPADGGVCLVVEDEGPGIPDVDPRRIFEPFFLTRANGRGLGLAIVRRVVLAHGGTVRATARPGGGARFELWLPGEPGRRASATSL; encoded by the coding sequence ATGACAGCCGTGTCTTCCCCCTCCTCCGTTGACTATCGGTTGCTCGAAGAGCTCCCCATTGCCGCCGCCGTGGTCCGCGGCGAGCACCTGCTGCACGCCAATGCCGCGATGGTGGCCCTGTTCGGCACACCGGCCGCCGAGCTGATGGCCATGCCCATGACCGCGCTGATCGCCCGCTTCGTCCCCGAGGAGCGCGGCTGGGTGGAGCCCATCTACGAGACCTATTCCCGGGGTGGCCCCCGCCCGGAGCAGCCCCGGTGGGTCCGCATGCGACGGGCCGACGGGCAGGAGTGCACCCTGAGCGTGCACCACGCCCCGGGGCTCGTCCCGGAAGACACCCTCGTGCTGATGCAGGACGCGGGGGGCGAGGACTCCGTGCGGAGGATCACCGGGGCGCTCGCGACGGCCGCCTCGGAGATGCTGCACTGCCGGAGCGAGCAGGCGGTTCTGGAGAAGGCCGTGGACGCCGTGCACCGCCAGGGCTTCTACGTGTCCGTCATGCTGCTGGAAGGGGACATCTTCCGGCACGGCCCCATGCGCCAGGAGGCCACCGGCGTGGCCGAAGCGGAGAAGCTCTACGGCATGCCCATTGGCGACGTGCGCATTCCCGCCGCCGCCGTGCCGCACTTCCTCGAGGTACTCCAGCAGCGCAAAGCGGCCTTCCACCAGGACATCTTCGCCACGGTGAGCCGCATCCACCCACCGGAGGTGGTGGAGATCATCCGCAAGCTCTACCCACCCGAGGCACAGGGACTGGACGCCCCCATCCTCGTGGACGATGAGCCCTTTGGCCTCCTCTCCGTGCAGGGCACCACGCTCACCCCCGCGGGCGCGGGCACGCTGGAGCTGTTCGCGCAGCTGCTGGGCGGCGCGTTGGAGAACGTGCGCCACCACCAGACGCTGGCGGTGCGGCTGGATGAGGTGTCCCGCCTCCAGGACGAGCTGGTGGCACGCGAGCGGCTGACGGTGCTGGGCGAGGCCGCGGGCGTGGTGGCCCACGAGGTGCGCAACCCACTGGGCGCCATCCTCAACGCGGTGGCGGTGCTGCGGCGCGAGGCCCACCTGGGCCCCACCGGACAGGCCGCGGTGGGCATGCTGGAAGAGGAGGTCATCCGGCTGGAGGACATTGTCAAGGACCTGCTCGACGTGGTGCGCCCGCTGGAGCCGCGCCCCCGGCCCGTCCAGGTGGGCGAGCTGGTGCGCCGCGCGCTCGGGCAGCTCCACGGCCCGCCGGATGCGCCCACACTGCGCTTCACCGTGGACGAGGCCGAAGACACGCCCACCATCGAAGGCGACGAGACGCTGCTCCAGCTCGCGGTGACGCACCTGGTGCGCAACGCGGTGCAGGCCTCCCCCACCGGCGGCCGCGTCCGCATGGCGGTGGAGCCCGCGGACGGCGGCGTGTGCCTGGTGGTGGAGGACGAGGGCCCCGGCATCCCCGACGTGGACCCGCGCCGCATCTTCGAGCCCTTCTTCCTCACCCGCGCCAACGGCCGCGGGCTGGGGCTGGCCATCGTCCGGCGCGTGGTGCTCGCCCACGGGGGCACCGTGCGCGCCACGGCCCGGCCCGGCGGCGGCGCCCGCTTCGAATTGTGGCTGCCCGGCGAGCCGGGGCGCAGGGCCTCCGCCACCAGTCTCTAG
- a CDS encoding TIGR02266 family protein, with product MSSPAVGYWVADNLGRVLGPLALQALRELIASGRLKAAVRASRDGTTWVALQEMSELRDLFATARPTQSVEQQQAERLRTQLRGLQNLSAHDIFGVKPHGSLDELRLAYFRMAKRFTPDHMAPDTHPELKKVSAEIFEFLSRRMREAEALYTQGAQQPRPAPPRLDLNDAAAAPPVAPVVAPVAPARAPVAPPVAAAPVMPARPPPVVQASTAPLPARAPVAPALSPVMRTHPAPSGVPAQRTHTLPSQAPAPAPAPSVKKATAAPAYSAAEFVGLERRSDDRIHADVRVSLQNAGIFTDHRIINLSSGGLFIATDKPLRLGTQVDLTLRFDDPQRVMTLRSSVIWENSLEDGKNPRGYGLRLSHLRAEEKEFIQKFLVRAKPVKK from the coding sequence GTGTCGTCACCTGCTGTCGGTTACTGGGTTGCGGACAACCTCGGACGCGTGCTGGGGCCGCTGGCCCTCCAGGCCCTGAGGGAGCTGATCGCCTCCGGGCGGTTGAAGGCGGCGGTGCGGGCCTCGCGGGACGGCACCACCTGGGTGGCCCTCCAGGAGATGTCCGAGCTGCGGGACTTGTTCGCCACCGCGCGCCCCACGCAGTCCGTGGAGCAGCAGCAGGCGGAGCGACTGCGCACACAGCTGCGCGGCCTGCAGAACCTGTCCGCTCACGACATCTTCGGCGTCAAGCCGCACGGAAGCCTGGACGAGCTGCGTCTGGCCTACTTCCGCATGGCCAAGCGCTTCACGCCGGACCACATGGCCCCGGACACGCACCCGGAGCTGAAGAAGGTGTCGGCGGAAATCTTCGAGTTCCTCTCGCGCCGCATGCGCGAGGCGGAAGCGCTCTACACGCAGGGCGCGCAGCAGCCCCGCCCCGCGCCGCCCCGGCTGGACCTGAATGACGCCGCGGCAGCGCCGCCCGTTGCGCCCGTGGTGGCTCCGGTGGCTCCGGCCAGGGCGCCCGTCGCGCCTCCGGTGGCCGCCGCGCCGGTGATGCCGGCCCGTCCTCCGCCAGTGGTCCAGGCCTCCACGGCGCCCCTGCCGGCACGGGCGCCCGTCGCGCCCGCGCTCTCTCCGGTGATGCGCACCCATCCGGCGCCTTCGGGCGTGCCCGCGCAGCGCACGCATACGCTGCCTTCACAGGCGCCTGCGCCCGCGCCCGCGCCGTCCGTGAAGAAGGCGACGGCGGCGCCCGCGTATTCCGCCGCCGAGTTCGTGGGTCTGGAGCGGCGCTCCGACGACCGCATCCACGCCGACGTGCGCGTGTCGCTGCAGAACGCGGGCATCTTCACCGACCACCGCATCATCAACCTGTCGTCGGGTGGCCTCTTCATCGCCACGGACAAGCCGCTGCGGCTCGGCACCCAGGTGGATTTGACGCTGCGCTTCGATGACCCGCAGCGGGTGATGACGCTGCGCAGCTCCGTCATCTGGGAGAACTCGCTGGAGGACGGCAAGAATCCGCGTGGCTACGGCCTGCGGCTCAGCCACCTCCGCGCGGAGGAGAAGGAGTTCATCCAGAAGTTCCTCGTCCGCGCGAAGCCCGTGAAGAAGTGA
- a CDS encoding response regulator: protein MPETPTLLLVDDDSFVRRILKDVIAETGIELRLLEAADGEEGLAVAAREKPAVMFLDLFMPKKSGLEVLGAIKSVSPGTRVLVISSMDAEPVVEQAMAAGAVGFVGKPFHPLEIASAVRQALAH from the coding sequence ATGCCTGAGACCCCGACCCTGCTGCTCGTCGACGACGACAGCTTCGTGCGCCGCATCCTCAAGGACGTCATCGCCGAAACAGGCATCGAGCTTCGCCTGCTCGAGGCGGCGGACGGAGAAGAGGGACTGGCGGTGGCCGCGCGCGAGAAGCCCGCGGTGATGTTCCTGGACCTCTTCATGCCGAAGAAGAGCGGCCTGGAGGTGCTGGGGGCCATCAAGAGCGTCTCGCCGGGAACACGCGTGCTGGTCATCAGCAGCATGGACGCCGAGCCCGTAGTGGAGCAGGCAATGGCCGCGGGCGCCGTGGGCTTCGTGGGCAAGCCCTTCCACCCGCTGGAAATCGCCTCGGCCGTGCGCCAGGCGCTGGCTCACTGA